The genomic DNA ATACGCCATGAAACTTCCTTCGCCTTTCAAGTCAACTCTTATAATGTTATCACCAGTGACCTCCATGTTTTGAACAGTTCCGACGCAGTTGAACATGTTGATCAACCCTAGAGGAGCAAATCTAACCCCTGAGCTTCCCAGTTCCGTGACCGGCACGAAACTGAATAGATCAAACGCAGATGGTTCTAGGGTTATCGTGATCGCGTCTGATTTTGAGTTCATGAAAAGGATTTCTTCAGATTGCTGCTTGTACACCAAGTAATCTCCGGTGTAGCTCACTTGAGAACCTGCAGCTTCTGGGTTTTGATCCCATTCGATGTCCGAGACATGAACCGTTCCCGAAACTGCCGTGTAACATTCTTTGTAGCCCTTGATCACATGGTCCTTTGGGCTCCAACCAGCTCCTTGACAGTTGAATGCTCCGATTACTCCTCCAAACTGCAACAAATCATTTTCTGGGATTCAATAAAGTTTCtatctttaaaaaaagaattagattGTAAACAACTGATTACCTTGTTGAAGTTGAAGATCTTGAGGATTGATTCGCTGTCAAACAAAGGGTTCTTGAAGAGTGAATCTCTAGTGGGAAGAGCATAGTGGATACACCTTGGGATGGTACCATCAGAGAAAACAAGTTTCTTGATAAGATCAAAGTTATGTGAGGCTTTGCCAAGATGGTCACTGAGATAGACAGGCCCACCGCAGATGGCTCGAGATGCAGCGTGGTACTCGGCGCAGACATGGTCTGATTGGAACATGTCCCAATCTGGTTGAATCATATGACCCATCCAAAAGCTGTTGTAAGAACAGTGAATCATGTGCACTCCTTGTAGCCAATACACTCCTTGTGGGTCACCATTTGGGTCTTGCCACCAAAAGTCATCACctgttcaaaattcaaaacatcATTAATGCTTATAAACTTATAGAGACAATATATGGAGTCCAAAGAaaaatcttcatatatatacatattaccAACTCTGCCGATAGAGATTTGCTTTGTGGCCAGGAAGAAGAACTCATTGCACTGTTGCATACTGGCAATGACTTCGGTTCCATTGAAATTCTTGATCATGGATTCGGTCAGACCATTGTAGTAAGCTTTAGCAAGCTCCACTCTTCCTCCATGTTCTTCTGCTACGGACTCCAAggtctaaaaccaaaaacatactTGTCAATGTATAGAAGAAACATAGTATGTGTAAGAAACAgagtaataatataaaaaacttaCCTGGAAAACATCAATCTTGGCTCCTGTAACACCAACACTAGCAAGATAAGAGTGCATGGAATCGTAGAATTCATGAGCTTTAGAAGGATGAACAAGACCAATCCCAGCTTCCTCAATCTTGTCGACTGCAAGATCAGTCATTGTACCATCTAGACTAGGTGACATGTCATAAGGAACAACCTTGGCCTTCAACTGCGTCAGGGTTTCAGGCCTAACACCATTCCAAGCACCACACAGAGCATGCCACACATAGATATCATCCAAACTCTTAAACCTTGTCCTCAAATCCCTTGTGAAAGCCTCCATACCTGTGCCTGAAGCATCCTCAGAACCCAAAGACTCTTCATCCTCAACCACATCGAACATTGCATTGAGTTCTTCACTCAAAATCTTGATCTTTTCATCAAGTTCGTGTAGATCTTGTTCAGGAGACTCACGAACCAACTTCCGTCTCAGTATAATCGCCTGAATTCGCTCGGTTGCTTTGTAGATAATCATCTTCGGCTTGAGAGGATTGAAGTGAGATGCATCAGATGTTATAAAGGATCCACCTTTATAGTTTCTGAACTTCTTACACTCCTTGAAGCTGGTAAGCCTCGCAGTCATTTGCTCTCCACCAAGAACAAGATTCTCAGCGTCTTTGTGTAGCTCATCACCATCAAAGTTAATACTTTGCCATCCATCATCAATGATTATGAACTTCGGACACACGCCACCATCTTCAAACTCCTTAACTCCGGTCCAAATGGTTGCAGGATCAACGGTCAAGTAGCAAGCATCCCAAGTGCACCATCCAAACTTATCGACGATTTTGGGAAGCTTCTTCTCTTCGAGAAGCTTGAAAGTGTTCATATGGACACGAAGTGCACTAAAGGCCTCTCTCATGAGGTTATAAGGAGAGTCACAAATGTGAACGTAGGCAATGGAACTGAAAGATGACTCTTTCACTTGAGTAGAGCCACTCTCTGCACAGACCAAGACGNCAATCTTGTCGACTGCAAGATCAGTCATTGTACCATCTAGACTAGGTGACATGTCATAAGGAACAACCTTGGCCTTCAACTGCGTCAGGGTTTCAGGCCTAACACCATTCCAAGCACCACACAGAGCATGCCACACATAGATATCATCCAAACTCTTAAACCTTGTCCTCAAATCCCTTGTGAAAGCCTCCATACCTGTGCCTGAAGCATCCTCAGAACCCAAAGACTCTTCATCCTCAACCACATCGAACATTGCATTGAGTTCTTCACTCAAAATCTTGATCTTTTCATCAAGTTCGTGTAGATCTTGTTCAGGAGACTCACGAACCAACTTCCGTCTCAGTATAATCGCCTGAATTCGCTCGGTTGCTTTGTAGATAATCATCTTCGGCTTGAGAGGATTGAAGTGAGATGCATCAGATGTTATAAAGGATCCACCTTTATAGTTTCTGAACTTCTTACACTCCTTGAAGCTGGTAAGCCTCGCAGTCATTTGCTCTCCACCAANGAACAGTTCCGACGCAGTTGAACATGTTGATCAACCCTAGAGGAGCAAATCTAACCCCTGAGCTTCCCAGTTCCGTGACCGGCACGAAACTGAATAGATCAAACGCAGATGGTTCTAGGGTTATCGTGATCGCGTCTGATTTTGAGTTCATGAAAAGGATTTCTTCAGATTGCTGCTTGTACACCAAGTAATCTCCGGTGTAGCTCACTTGAGAAGCTGCAGCTTCTGGGTTTTGATCCCATTCGATGTCCGAGACATGAATCGTTCCCGAAACTGCCGTGTAACATTCTTTGTAGCCCTTGATCACATGGTCCTTTGGGCTCCAACCAGCTCCTTGACAGTTGAATGCTCCGATAACTCCTCCAAACTGcaacaaatcaatatttttgggATTTAATAAAGTTTCTATCTTTAAACAAAGAATTAGATTGTAAACAACTGATTACCTTGTTGAAGTTGAAGATCTTGAGGATTGATTCTTTGTCAAACAAAGGGTTCTTGAAGAGTGAATCCCTAGTGGGAAGAGCATAGTGGACACACCTTGGGATGGTACCATCAGAGAAAACAAGTTTCTTGATAAGATCAAAGTTATGTGAGGCTTTGCCAAGATGGTCACTGAGATAGACAGGCCCACCGCAGATGGCTCGAGATGCAGCGTGGTACTCGGCACAGACATGGTCTGATTGGAACATGTCCCAATCTGGTTGAATCATATGACCCATCCAAAAGCTGTTGTAAGAACAGTGAATCATGTGCACTCCTTGTAGCCAATACACTCCTTGTGGGTCACCATTTGGGTCTTGCCACCAAAAGTCATCACCtgttcaaaaatcaaaacatcaTTAATGCTTATAAACTTATAGAGACAATATATGGAGTCCAAAGAaaaatcttcatatatatacatattaccAACTCTGCCGATAGAGATTTGCTTTGTGGCCAGGAAGAAGAACTCATTGCACTGTTGCATACTGGCAATGACTTCGGTTCCATTGAAATTCTTGATCATGGATTCGGTCAGACCATTGTAGTAAGCTTTAGCAAGCTCCACTCTTCCTCCATGTTCTTCTGCTACGGACTCCAAggtctaaaaccaaaaacatactTGTCAATGTATAGAAGAAACATAGTATGTGTAAGAAACAgagtaataatataaaaaacttaCCTGGAAAACATCAATCTTGGCTCCTGTAACACCAACACTAGCAAGATAAGAGTGCATGGAATCGTAGAATTCATGAGCTTTAGAAGGATGAACAAGACCAATCCCAGCTTCCTCAATCTTGTCGACTGCAAGATCAGTCATTGTACCATCTAGACTAGGTGAATTGTCAAAAGGAACAACCTTGGCCTTCAAATGCGTCAGGGTTTCAGGCCTAACACCATTCCAAGCACCACACAGAGCATGCCACACATAGATATCATCTAAACTCTTAAACCTTGTCCTCAAATCCCTTGTGAAAGCCTCCATACCTGTGCCTGAAGCATCCTCAGAACCCAAAGACTCttcattctcaaccacatcGAACATTGCATTGAGTTCTTCACTCAAAATCTTGATCTTTTCATCAAGTTCGTGTAGATCTTGTTCTCCACACTCACGAACCAGCTTCCGTCTCAGTATAATCGCCTGAATTCGCTCGGTTGCTTTGTAGATAATCATCTTAGGCTTGTGAGGATCGAAGTGAGATGCATCAGATGTTATAAAGGATCCACCTTTATAGTTTCTGAACTTCTTACACTCCTTGAAGCTGGTAAGCCTCGCAGTCATTTGCTCTCCACCAAGAACAAGATTCTCAGCGTCTTTGTGTAGCTCATCACCATCAAAGTTAATACTTTGCCATCCATCATCAATGATGATGAACTTCGGACACACGCCGCCATCTTCAAGCTCCTTAACTCCGGTCCAAATGGTTGCAGGATCAACGGTCAAGTAGCAAGCATCCCAAGTGCACCATCCAAACTTATCGACGATTTTGggaagcttcttctcttctagaAGCTTGAAAGTGTTCATATGGACACGAAGTGCACTAAAGGCCTCTCTCATGAGGTTATAAGGATTGTCACAAATGTGAACGTAGGCAATGGAATTGAAAGATGACTCCTTCACTTGAGTAGAGCCACTCTCTGCACAAATCAAGACATTACCTTTTTCACCAGGGTGAAGGACAGCTCTGAAAGGTCCTTCTATGATTGGTATGATGGCCACATAGGAATCGATCTCAGGAATCTTTAGCATCACCCACTGAGTCTCGGCTTGAATATCCGACCCGGATTTCCCGATCCAAGCCGTCGACCACCACATCTTGAACCGGAACACACTAAGAAACTCTCTGTTCTCGAATCTTCCCAAGGAGTTTGTGAGAAGATCGGAGGGAGTATCATTGGTGAATCCAAGAAAGCCTCCTTTGTGAGCGTTGGCTTGAACTCGGAGGAGGATTGGGACAGGAGCATCAGTGGATATGGAGTGAGATGCAAAAGGTGTGAAAGTTACGTTCTGAGGGACATCAAAGAGGATCGGAGAAGAGTCTTTGGCACGAAGGATCCCTTGGGATAGGTTAAAAGAGTTTGATTGCAATGTTGGCTTAGTT from Camelina sativa cultivar DH55 chromosome 2, Cs, whole genome shotgun sequence includes the following:
- the LOC104746609 gene encoding probable galactinol--sucrose galactosyltransferase 4, which codes for MTARLTSFKECKKFRNYKGGSFITSDASHFNPLKPKMIIYKATERIQAIILRRKLVRESPEQDLHELDEKIKILSEELNAMFDVVEDEESLGSEDASGTGMEAFTRDLRTRFKSLDDIYVWHALCGAWNGVRPETLTQLKAKVVPYDMSPSLDGTMTDLAVDKIXVLVCAESGSTQVKESSFSSIAYVHICDSPYNLMREAFSALRVHMNTFKLLEEKKLPKIVDKFGWCTWDACYLTVDPATIWTGVKEFEDGGVCPKFIIIDDGWQSINFDGDELHKDAENLVLGGEQMTARLTSFKECKKFRNYKGGSFITSDASHFNPLKPKMIIYKATERIQAIILRRKLVRESPEQDLHELDEKIKILSEELNAMFDVVEDEESLGSEDASGTGMEAFTRDLRTRFKSLDDIYVWHALCGAWNGVRPETLTQLKAKVVPYDMSPSLDGTMTDLAVDKIEEAGIGLVHPSKAHEFYDSMHSYLASVGVTGAKIDVFQTLESVAEEHGGRVELAKAYYNGLTESMIKNFNGTEVIASMQQCNEFFFLATKQISIGRVGDDFWWQDPNGDPQGVYWLQGVHMIHCSYNSFWMGHMIQPDWDMFQSDHVCAEYHAASRAICGGPVYLSDHLGKASHNFDLIKKLVFSDGTIPRCIHYALPTRDSLFKNPLFDSESILKIFNFNKFGGVIGAFNCQGAGWSPKDHVIKGYKECYTAVSGTVHVSDIEWDQNPEAAGSQVSYTGDYLVYKQQSEEILFMNSKSDAITITLEPSAFDLFSFVPVTELGSSGVRFAPLGLINMFNCVGTVQNMEVTGDNIIRVDLKGEGSFMAYSSVAPVMCYLNDKEAEFKWEEETGKLSFFVPWVEQSGGISHLSFTF
- the LOC104713543 gene encoding probable galactinol--sucrose galactosyltransferase 4, with translation MAPLNDSLASITDVTETKPLDVPQTKPTLQSNSFNLSQGILRAKDSSPILFDVPQNVTFTPFASHSISTDAPVPILLRVQANAHKGGFLGFTNDTPSDLLTNSLGRFENREFLSVFRFKMWWSTAWIGKSGSDIQAETQWVMLKIPEIDSYVAIIPIIEGPFRAVLHPGEKGNVLICAESGSTQVKESSFNSIAYVHICDNPYNLMREAFSALRVHMNTFKLLEEKKLPKIVDKFGWCTWDACYLTVDPATIWTGVKELEDGGVCPKFIIIDDGWQSINFDGDELHKDAENLVLGGEQMTARLTSFKECKKFRNYKGGSFITSDASHFDPHKPKMIIYKATERIQAIILRRKLVRECGEQDLHELDEKIKILSEELNAMFDVVENEESLGSEDASGTGMEAFTRDLRTRFKSLDDIYVWHALCGAWNGVRPETLTHLKAKVVPFDNSPSLDGTMTDLAVDKIEEAGIGLVHPSKAHEFYDSMHSYLASVGVTGAKIDVFQTLESVAEEHGGRVELAKAYYNGLTESMIKNFNGTEVIASMQQCNEFFFLATKQISIGRVGDDFWWQDPNGDPQGVYWLQGVHMIHCSYNSFWMGHMIQPDWDMFQSDHVCAEYHAASRAICGGPVYLSDHLGKASHNFDLIKKLVFSDGTIPRCVHYALPTRDSLFKNPLFDKESILKIFNFNKFGGVIGAFNCQGAGWSPKDHVIKGYKECYTAVSGTIHVSDIEWDQNPEAAASQVSYTGDYLVYKQQSEEILFMNSKSDAITITLEPSAFDLFSFVPVTELGSSGVRFAPLGLINMFNCVGTVQNMEVTGDNIIRVDLKGEGSFMAYSSVAPVMCYLNDKEAEFKWEEETGKLSFFVPWVEQSGGISHLSFTF